Proteins from a single region of Rhea pennata isolate bPtePen1 chromosome 4, bPtePen1.pri, whole genome shotgun sequence:
- the LOC134140110 gene encoding maestro heat-like repeat-containing protein family member 2B: MEKLKDSGSDRPGTSSAKPEADDSQAALEPLKITRAIFEVVSTLQSPEAVQHLLPELLPVLLQQISATLGKEMPFSKVSGRGKLFLKGHTSDDNPCRLSLETLEAVLRACLHGGWLWLLRKQGAWAALEDPRAHHDGVCLLTGVLLRAGIVSLPVVLVVTQWLDSPSANRRVMAAACAELMKAPVPWERRCLQPIVGALLQKSRDPSGTVRQMAARGLGNLARGAPETLREHRGAVVAALRSGLEPRVAAAVAAESLLALARVVEELRGKGLGASFRDLARDAAAFFNAEEAALRAAAFTLYGALAASASRRWRPFLAEELGSTWASLVLHLGDPDPGACRVCRGALQLCVLLPGLQWLRQSIAVGAGLSAAELLDDICGQLAWESLEHQQALYVAARRCFLQGCGEVRAAGLQVAGVLVAHAGTVWLTAEEAMLLGAALRVLRRDADPRVQQAAARLLQDTGLDQLQRRR, encoded by the exons ATGGAGAAACTGAAGGACTCGGGAAGCGACCGGCCCGGGACCAGCTCCGCCAAGCCCGAGGCAGACGACAGCCAGGCTGCGCTGGAGCCTCTCAAG ATCACCCGCGCCATCTTCGAGGTGGTGTCAACGCTGCAGAGCCCggaggctgtgcagcacctGCTCCCGGAGCTGCTCCcggtgctcctgcagcagatcAGCGCCACGCTGGGAAAGGAGATGCCGTTCTCCAAAGTCAGCGGCCGGGGAAAGCTGTTCCTGAAGGGACACACGAGCGACGACAATCCGTGCAG GCTTTCCCTGGAGACCTTGGAGGCGGTGCTGCGTGCGTGCCTCCACGGGGGAtggctgtggctgctgaggAAGCAGGGAGCCTGGGCTGCGCTGGAAGACCCCCGGGCTCACCACGACGGCGTCTGTCTGCTGACGGG cgtgctgctccGCGCCGGCATCGTCTCGCTGCCCGTGGTGCTGGTGGTGACCCAGTGGCTGGACTCCCCCTCGGCCAACCGGCGGGTCATGGCCGCGGCCTGCGCCGAG CTGATGAAGGCACCAGTGCCCTGGGagaggaggtgcctgcagccgATCGTGGGGGCCCTGCTGCAGAAGTCGCGGGACCCGAGCGGGACCGTGCGGCAGATGGCAGCGCGTGGCCTCGGCAATCTGGCCCGCGGCGCGCCGGAGACG CTGCGCGAGCACAGGGGAGCCGTGGTGGCAGCGCTGCGGAGCGGCCTGGAGCCCAgggtggcggcggcggtggcggcagAGAGCCTGCTGGCGCTGGCCAGGGTGGTGGAGGAGCTGCGGGGGAAGGGCCTGGGTGCCTCCTTCAGAGACCTCGCCAGGGACGCAGCGGCCTTCTTCAACGCC GAGGAGGCGGCGCTGCGTGCGGCAGCCTTCACCCTGTACGGGGCGCTGGCGGCCTCCGCCTCGAGGCGGTGGAGGCCGTTCTTGGCCGAGGAGCTGGGGAGCACGTGGGCCAGCCTGGTGCTGCACCTCGGGGACCCGGACCCAGGCGCCTGCAGG GTGTGCCGGGGCGCGCTgcagctgtgcgtgctgctccCAGGGCTGCAATGGCTGCGGCAGAGCATCGCCGTGGGCGCGGGGCTGAGCGCGGCCGAGCTGCTGGACGACATCTGCGGGCAGCTG GCCTGGGAGAGCCTCGAGCACCAGCAGGCGCTGTACGTCGCCGCCCGGCGCTGCTtcctgcagggctgcggggaggtGCGGGCCGCCGGCCTCCAGGTGGCTG GGGTCCTCGTGGCGCACGCAGGCACCGTGTGGCTGACGGCGGAGGAGGCGATGCTGCTCGGGGCAG CGCTGCGGGTGCTGAGGCGCGACGCGGACCCGCGGGTGCAGCAGGCGGCCGCTCGGCTGCTGCAGGACACGGGCCTGGACCAGCTGCAGCGGCGGCGCTGA